A genomic region of Caenorhabditis elegans chromosome V contains the following coding sequences:
- the srh-140 gene encoding Serpentine Receptor, class H (Predicted), with product MCTWRGSYLESDEFYLRASHILSCIQTPVNIFGTFIIVFKTPKNMEKVKISILLMHLTCFWLDIYFNILSIPYMIHSAAAGYPLGILFHLGLPTDIQIYFGLVSVFFFIPAIILFFEERYNRLVRSDADSHTRFLKRVAHFGIMYLCAIIGTLVVFFGATTDSDETKIKMIERFPCLPPEIITKPGFLILTEDTLALVVILLLLTFFTFFQLGYFFGMTANFLYTTKTMSANTAKLQKQLFQRLTIQIVLPLFAVFIPCIYLNGSAAFHYLDMIFINFSNLFISTHGLLSCVTTILVHKAYRDAVFDIFGAGCLIKKNLSSRSYVTGTVRNSWKPQTNGNSQKQPENYQMAGQTSVL from the exons ATGTGTACCTGGCGTGGAAGCTATCTGGAATCTGACGAGTTTTATCTTCGAGCTTCTCATATTTTATCATGCATTCAGACCCctgtaaacatttttggaacatttataattgttttcaaaactccaaAGAATATGGAAAAAGTGAAGATTTCTATTTTGTTGATGCATTTAAC ATGTTTTTGGCTGGATATttactttaatattttatcgatcCCATATATGATTCACTCGGCCGCCGCTGGTTATCCTCTTGGAATATTATTCCATCTAGGACTTCCCACAGATATACAGATTTATTTTGGACTGGTCTCGGTTTTTT TCTTCATCCCAGCCATCATTTTATTCTTCGAAGAGCGCTACAACCGATTGGTCCGATCGGATGCAGATTCCCATACCAGATTTCTGAAACGAGTTGCTCATTTTGGAATAATGTACCTTTGTGCTATAATTGGAACATTAGTGGTATTCTTTGGTGCTACCACAGATTCCGatgaaactaaaataaaaatgatcgAACGATTTCCTTGTCTACCACCTGAAATAATCACTAAACCTGGATTTTTAATACTCACAGAGGACACGTTGGCGCTCGTCGTAATTCTTCTCTTGCTaacttttttcacattttttcaacttggCTACTTCTTCGGAATGACCGCAAATTTCCTATACACTACTAAAACAATGTCCGCAAATACtgcaaaactacaaaaacaattgtttcagCGACTTACAATTCAAATTGTGCTTCCACTTTTTGCGGTTTTCATTCCCTGTATTTATCTGAATGGCTCCGCCGCATTCCACTACTTGGATatgattttcattaatttttcaaatttattcataTCTACTCATGGTCTTTTATCATGTGTTACTACTATTCTTGTGCATAAGGCATATCGTGAtgcagtttttgatattttcggaGCTGGATGCCTGATAAAGAAGAATTTGAGTTCCAGAAGTTATGTGACAGGGACTGTCAGAAATAGTTGGAAACCTCAGACAAATGGAAACAGTCAGAAGCAACCGGAAAACTATCAAATGGCAGGCCAAACTTCAGttttataa